A segment of the Actinomyces sp. oral taxon 171 str. F0337 genome:
AAAGGTCTTTCCGTTCATCTTTTTTGTTAGAACACCATCAGGCTTGCCTCTACCCTGCGCCTTTGCTGTACTCGCAGATCGCAGTCTGGTAACGGGGTTGCGTATCCCTGCCATCGCTGGCAAACCCTTGAAGGGATCGAGCTCTTCTTCTACACCTCCAACCCACTCACCAGCCCACCGGCGTCGGTGTCGAGGGCGGTGGCGATGCGGAGGATGTTGTGGAGGCTGAGGTTGCGTTGGCCGCGTTCGACCTGGCCGATGTACGACCAGTGCAGGGTGGTGCGCTCGGCCAGCTTCTCCTGGGACAGGCCCAGCTGCTCGCGGCGGGCGCGCACACGCCGGCCGAACTCACCAGTGGCTGGTGAGAGCGGCGGCTTGCGGTCTGTGGGCACGGCTCCATCTCAACCGGCCGAAGACTCCCAATCCAGAGACTATGTATCTCAAGACGATGTATCCTGTGGCTGTCCGTAGCGGTTGAGTAGGTGAGGAGGTGGATGAGATGAACGGCGGAAGCTGACTATCCCTCGGAACTACCCCTCTCTCGAGGAGGCGACTGCCTCAGGCTGCTTGGTCTGGGGCAGCTCGTCGTTGGTGGCCCAGGTGAAGGCCACGCCAGATTGGGGGAGGAGCCAGCTAGAGGTCTCGACCGTGATCTCCTTGCCTGGTACAGCCTCCGGCGAATGGACGACGCTGGAAGCCGGCGTGGTGGCCATCGTGTCACTGACCTGGACTTCGGCAATGGCGGTGTCGGTGTAGTCCAATCGCAGCGACCAGCCCCGTGTCGGCTGCGCGACGGCGAAGTACAGTCGGTGGCTCCACTGCGGGGTGATGGTGCGGAAGACCTGGCGGATGCGAACCGGCTTGCCGCTCCTGGCTTCTTCGTCCAGATCGACGCTGTAGGTCTGGCCGGTAGCACGGGTGCTGCGGCGGATGGGCTGTGGCCGGCCATCGACGGTCAGCTCCAGCAGTTCGTATGCCTCCCGGCGGCGGGCGTCCATGCCAGGGCGCGGTGCCATGAACCAGGTAGAGGTTGCCGGTACATCCTGGCGGAGCTCGTTGTACTCATCCTGGTCAGACACACACGCGAAGCGCCGGGTGGCACTGCTGGGTACGGTGGTGTACTCCCACTCCACCGTGACGTCCAGCAGAGGAGTACCTGCGGTACTCCTCTCTACTGCAGTAGAGAGCCGAACGCGCACCGCCACGTCGTACCACCGCTCAGCGGCGCGGATGGCTTGGTCGCGGATGTCGCGGTAGATCTCCCGAGCGAACTGCTCATCGCCCAGGCGCAGCGCCATCACATTGGCCGCGATGTCGTCCAGCAGCTCCGGCGTGGCCACGCGCTTCAAGTCCTCTGGGTGGATGGCAAAGCCCTCCACCACCGCATCACGCATCGCCGGCGCCTCCTCGCGGATGATTCGGCGGAAGCGAGCCAACGTGTGCGCCTCCTGGTCTCTCCGGAAGGTGTACTCGAAGAACGTCGACAGCAGCCCCGCACCAAACAGCGTCCCACCCAGCTCGCCTAGTGGCAGGGCATGCAGCCATGCCAGCTTCCCAGTCGCAGCGGAGCAAGCCAGGCGTTGAGCATCATGAGGAGGATGCCAGCTAGGGTGAAGGATACAGCCAACAGGGCAGCTTTGAGGCGGAGGAGACGGTGGTGGGGAGAGGGCTCGGCATCGGACATTACATTATTAATTTTATCACTATTTGTGAATAGGTAAAACCTGTCTCTGGTTAGCGGGGAGAGGGTTGAGAGATCATCGGTACTCCATCTCCACTGCTCTTCCTATGTGAAAAAAGGGGGGGCGTGGGGAGCTATTCAATCAAGTCGAATAGGCTTCCCCGTAGAGTCCCCGTGGCCTGATGACACTCTTGGAATGATGCGTGTATCGGGTGCATACCCTCGCTTTTGCATAGACTCCTTCAGTTGTAATGGAATGCAATACACTGTAATCACTTCGCCTGGACGGAGCTCGCACGGCAATGTTACAGCGTTAGCTGCATCCTCGATAATTTGAAAAACTTTACCGTTAGGAAGTTTGAACGCAACATTATTGATGATAGTACTAGAACGGCCAGAATTGGCGATTTGAATACCGAGTAGTTCCATCTCGGGCACCAGACTTCCTAACGGAAAACTGGAAATGCATGATACCTCCAGTCGTGCTCCAGAAGCACGCCATGAAAACACTTGCCAAGTCAAGGAAATGACTGACAAGATAGTGCCAGTAAATCCAAGCAAAAAATTTACCGCCATTTCAACGCCTCTGCAGAAAAAGTAATGAAAACTGCCATGAAGTGAAACACTTGTCGAAACCTATAATAAGAGCATGTGTGACGAACTTTATTCCCGCCAGTTGCGCTCTACAGGCTTCTCGGGCATGGTTGACGGCCTAAACAACTTGGAGTCACTTGCCTCCGCAAACCAGCCAATCCAGCGGTCAACAAACTCTCGCAAGTCTGCGCGGTCGAGCTGCTCGAGGGGCCAAGCAAGTTGCGTGCCGCTAATCACTCGCTCGAACGCCCTCGAGATCTCCTCTGGCTGTGCGGCGTACGGCACCATTCGTTGATGGTTACGCCAATCCATAAACGCAAGTTCAAACCATTCAAACTGCCCCTTATGCATCGCATCGCAATACCACAGAGAATGTGAGCGTCCAGGGTAGTCGTTGTGAGTCGATGTTTGCAACAGTTGGATACTGGCGCAGGCAATCACCTCAAATGGTCCGCTCCATCGCTCTGGTTCGACTATTCGTGGGCCCACAAACTCGAGACGCGCCGCGGCCAACGTCACGCTTGAGATCGTGATCTTGTCACCGAGATTCGTCTGCTCGTCTCGTTGCTCGGTCTTTGCGAGAGGTGCGTTATCGACGATCGTGTTCTGTACCGTCGCTCGGAGGTTCTCGAATGATCGGCATGCGTCTTGGAATAGCTCCTTGCGCCGTTCCAACAACGTCCTGCGCTGTTCATCGTCGGCAAACGCTTGCGAGCGCAGCGCCGAAAAGTGTTGCGAGACTTGCTGTAGCTGTTGTATGCCAGGACTTGCAGGAGTGTCTGCAGCGTGGGCGAGTTGCTGCAGAACCCAATCGGCGGTGGGGCGTGCTTCGGCCGCTTTGTAAAGGCACTGTTCGACCATGACCTGTAGTCGCGGCACCTCGATGCTCAAATCCGGCGGAGCAGCGTGAAGGTGCATCTCTCGTAGTTCTTCGACGGTGTTTGCTTGGAACGGCAAGTGGCCCTCTAGCAGTTCGTAGGCCATCACCCCGAAGGCGTATATGTCGGTGGACGGCGTCGCTCGTTTATTCCGCCACTGCTCAGGGGAAGCATACAGCGCAGTGAAGCTATACTTACGCGTCGCAGCAGATGTTGAGGCGTCTCGATAGCGGGCGATGCCAAAGTCGCATAGCTTCCAGACGCCGTCCGTGTAGAGCACATTCTCTGGCTTAAGGTCACGATGAACCAGACCTGCTTGTTGAATCTCTTTCAGCCCGTGCGCGACATCGGAGAGGATGGAAATCTTCTCCTCGAGGCTCAACACATTATCCGTAGTGTACTGCCGTAGAGAATACTCGGCACGCGGCATGATCAGGACGTACATGCCGTCATCCTCACCACTGTCCAGCACGGGCACGACGTGGGGCAAGTTCGTTGAGGCTCCGATCAGGAGCTCGCGCTGAGCGCCAGGCTTGATCGAGACGAACTTCGCCACCGCGCGCTCGACGCCGTCCCTCCACGCCTCTCGCACCGATCCATACCCACCAGCACCGAGCTCGTCGCCGACTTCCCACGCATGCTGCTCAAGCTTCACCGTCACCATGGCTGAATGTTACCTGAACAGCGTATCTAAGGCTCTACGCGTCCCAGCATGAGCAAAGACGGTATTTATCGGGTGGTGGAATGTGTCGTCCTTCGACAGTTTACTCGGGGCAAGCCCCGCCCCGCCGGTAGACCCAGGGCCTCCAGGTCGGTGCGACAGGGCAGTCGTGACGGAAGACGACATTGGCGCGGGTTCCTGGGAACGAGGGATTGACTAAGCACCACTCATCGTGCCAACGGGACCCGTGCCCCCGTCTCAACGACACACCAAACCCCGTCAAACCGGCTCAGCCGCCCCCACCCACCGACTTTGCCGACTCTGATCACTCAGATGAGAAAATCTCAATAGATCGCCCGTATCAAATAGATTTGATCGACTTGAATATAGATACCGCTATAGAAGCGTCCTCAGCCGCTAACTCGCTGATCAGGTTCGACCGCTCGATGTCGCTGAGTTAGTGCCGCCCTGACCTCGAGAAACGCTTCATAAAGTAGGTTGCGCTCAATCCATTATTACTAAGGAGATTGGTGACTCGATCGGGATCGCGAAAAGCGTCGTTCGTTGCCAGCCCTGTAGCGAAAGCTCGTACGGAATCCCGTAGCCGTGTAAGTCGTTCCGTCGTGATAATGCGGCAGCCTATCGGTATTGCGGCATGTGAGTCGAACTTTTCCTCTGGGTGAATCAGCACTGGCGTTGCTTCGCTGCTAGGGTACTGCAGCCGAAACCAGTCCATGGCGTTTGACAGTTGTTCGGCATCTTTCTTATACACAGGGTGGCCGGAGGCGGCCCCGCTCTTCGCTTCGATGACGTAAAACGATCCGTCGCAAAGTGCCCAGAGATTGTCTGGCCCACGTCCGAGTGTATCTTCTGGCCGCTGCCCTGTGTGGCCGATATGCAAGGCGAGATCATGCATGGCCTGTTCGAACCGTGCAGTGCGCGGTCCCCAATCGAGATCCTGCAATACAGCCTCAAACCCAAGTAAGAGGTCATTACCGGAAACGTATCTCTTTTGCAACCAGGAGGAAGCCTGCTCGCCTTGAGGGCGGCTTGCCGCCTTGAGATTCTCGTATTGTACTCCCTCCAAAGGGCGAAGGAGTCGCCTGTTCGCAAGGTTCGCTATCTTCTGGATCTGTTGAGCCTCGGAACGGTCGAAGAAATTAGTGTAGGCCGCGAGCTGCTGTCTATAGATAGCCTGTGTAACGATTTCATCCCCAAGACCATTCACGGCTCTTTGCTGTGCTCTGACTGCGGCCGCATAGTCTCTACGCTGAGCGGCGTCGAATGCTTCTCGCTCAGCACTGGCGGTGTCGGTAATCCCAGAACTGTCGTACCGGACCGGGGCCAGCGCAGCCTTACTATAGGCCACCCAATCTTTATCACGTTCGAGGCATTGCTCCATGATTTCGTGGAGGTCATCTAGCGAGTCGGCCTCGATCTCATTGGCAATCTCCAATGCGAGGTCCAATTGTGCCCTTGTTGCGGGTGAGAAGTGGTCGCGTGCCTCCGGTGCATTGAGCCGCTCAGCCAGCCGCGCTCCCAGGAGAAGGACCACAGCATAATCCTCGTTCGAACGGGTAGCTCGCCCCATACCCTGCTCCAAGCGTTGAACCTGTCGACCAAGGAGCCTTGTTGACCCGACCAACCGAGCCTGTTCCAGCCGCTCCCGTCCGTCGAGCGCTTCTGGCAGGCCATCCAACACCAATACGTGGCAGGCGTTGTCGGGCAAGTCAATCCCGTCGTAGCGGTTGATGAGCACTATCAGACCCAATTTTGGGTTGTTGCGTAACTGCTCGATGCCCTGATCGATGTTCTCACGGTCCAGCACGTCGGCTGCGTAGTCCTGCCACCAGTCGGCTCGGCTGCGGCTCGGCACGATAACCACGACGTTCTGCTTCTTGGCTAAGTCGAGGACGAGATCACGTACCTCTTCGTTCGTCGCGCTGGGTACAAGTTGCTGTGGCACGAGGATCATTCTATCCCCAATATCGCCCGCGCTCGAGGGAGAAATCGGCCGTGAGACTGACTCCGGTGCCGCACCGAAGTGCCGAATCAGCACCGAGTCGTCAGCAAGGGTGGCGGTGAGGTAGACGCGCCGCCGTGCCTGTGAAAAGCCGAGGAGCATCTCTGTAGGGTGACAAGGGGGATAGATCTCGAAAGCATCGCTGGTGACCACGGCAGTGCAGAGGGGGAGGCTATCTACGACAAGCGGCCAGCCCCACTTCAGTACCTCGCTTTCCGAGATCGGATGGAGGATAGACAAGACCCGATCCTGCTTGTCCTGCCATGCCCAAAATGGGACCTCCTGAATCGCTGACCGACGTCGCGCTTTTAGGTCTAGTAGACCATTAGGAGACTGCACCCTCAGATCATCAGCAAACAGGTCCAGCAAATCGCTGTACGCCTCCGAGCCGTACTCGATGCGGAGCCGGAATACATGATCCGCTTGAGCGATGCAGGCATGAGCATCATCAATGATCACTCCGCCGAGACTGTGGGAGGGAGGCTTTGACACATTACCACCGACACCGAATACGGACAGGCCATTGAAGAGTTTCGCGAACGTCCCGACGAGCACGGCGCGTCCCTGTTGGTACTCGGGTGCCTTGGAATCCTTCGTGGTCGCGATCCCGATCCGGCCCGCCTCATCTACGACCTGCTCAAGCAAAAAACCATCAGGCACGAGATATGCGACGGGTCGGATACCCTCATTGAGCCAGCTGCGCGCGATGAGGAGCCCGACCAGCGTCTTGCCGCCACCTGTGTTCATCTTGATTACAAGGTCTTGCTCGTCGCGACGGTCATACCAGGCGGCCAGAACTTGATCCTGAGGACCTCGCAGATAGTCTAGACCAGCAACCTTCTCAGGTAAGGCGTTGAACAGGTCTCGAGGATCGGTAATCGTGTTGACTGAAGCCGAGGCCCCCTGGCTTAGTCGCCTGAAGTTGATCTTGGCCATTGTGCTATCTATCCTTCCCAGGTGCTTTCATTGTCGCCCATACCTCCAACCAGTTATGAGGGGTACGCCACCACTCCTGTCGTCAGGACTCAATGTTGTTTTAAAACCATTTCTGAAGTTTGATTTACAGGTAGAATTTAGGGCGTTGTATCGAAAATAGCGTGCGCACCACCTAACATTAACCCTTTTCATCGAATAGTTGGGGACGCTGCTACAGTTTCATTAAATTCACGACGACATTTAATGGCCATTCTCTAGATACGCCGCAATTTGTTTTACTCCCTCTTCAAGTACAGACAACCTACAATCTTTCATGGTATAGAGCATTTTTGCGGGAATGTTACCCTCACCAAATATTTCGGCGGCCGCACTGTTGGTGTTACTAGTTCCCGACAGCACTCCTACTGGACATCCTAATCGAGTCATT
Coding sequences within it:
- a CDS encoding serine/threonine-protein kinase, giving the protein MVTVKLEQHAWEVGDELGAGGYGSVREAWRDGVERAVAKFVSIKPGAQRELLIGASTNLPHVVPVLDSGEDDGMYVLIMPRAEYSLRQYTTDNVLSLEEKISILSDVAHGLKEIQQAGLVHRDLKPENVLYTDGVWKLCDFGIARYRDASTSAATRKYSFTALYASPEQWRNKRATPSTDIYAFGVMAYELLEGHLPFQANTVEELREMHLHAAPPDLSIEVPRLQVMVEQCLYKAAEARPTADWVLQQLAHAADTPASPGIQQLQQVSQHFSALRSQAFADDEQRRTLLERRKELFQDACRSFENLRATVQNTIVDNAPLAKTEQRDEQTNLGDKITISSVTLAAARLEFVGPRIVEPERWSGPFEVIACASIQLLQTSTHNDYPGRSHSLWYCDAMHKGQFEWFELAFMDWRNHQRMVPYAAQPEEISRAFERVISGTQLAWPLEQLDRADLREFVDRWIGWFAEASDSKLFRPSTMPEKPVERNWRE
- a CDS encoding helix-turn-helix domain-containing protein; this translates as MPTDRKPPLSPATGEFGRRVRARREQLGLSQEKLAERTTLHWSYIGQVERGQRNLSLHNILRIATALDTDAGGLVSGLEV
- a CDS encoding transposon-encoded TnpW family protein, which encodes MAGIRNPVTRLRSASTAKAQGRGKPDGVLTKKMNGKTFVTEIYFDKKSKDTFQDKLLKIVQAQRKE
- a CDS encoding DEAD/DEAH box helicase family protein; the encoded protein is MAKINFRRLSQGASASVNTITDPRDLFNALPEKVAGLDYLRGPQDQVLAAWYDRRDEQDLVIKMNTGGGKTLVGLLIARSWLNEGIRPVAYLVPDGFLLEQVVDEAGRIGIATTKDSKAPEYQQGRAVLVGTFAKLFNGLSVFGVGGNVSKPPSHSLGGVIIDDAHACIAQADHVFRLRIEYGSEAYSDLLDLFADDLRVQSPNGLLDLKARRRSAIQEVPFWAWQDKQDRVLSILHPISESEVLKWGWPLVVDSLPLCTAVVTSDAFEIYPPCHPTEMLLGFSQARRRVYLTATLADDSVLIRHFGAAPESVSRPISPSSAGDIGDRMILVPQQLVPSATNEEVRDLVLDLAKKQNVVVIVPSRSRADWWQDYAADVLDRENIDQGIEQLRNNPKLGLIVLINRYDGIDLPDNACHVLVLDGLPEALDGRERLEQARLVGSTRLLGRQVQRLEQGMGRATRSNEDYAVVLLLGARLAERLNAPEARDHFSPATRAQLDLALEIANEIEADSLDDLHEIMEQCLERDKDWVAYSKAALAPVRYDSSGITDTASAEREAFDAAQRRDYAAAVRAQQRAVNGLGDEIVTQAIYRQQLAAYTNFFDRSEAQQIQKIANLANRRLLRPLEGVQYENLKAASRPQGEQASSWLQKRYVSGNDLLLGFEAVLQDLDWGPRTARFEQAMHDLALHIGHTGQRPEDTLGRGPDNLWALCDGSFYVIEAKSGAASGHPVYKKDAEQLSNAMDWFRLQYPSSEATPVLIHPEEKFDSHAAIPIGCRIITTERLTRLRDSVRAFATGLATNDAFRDPDRVTNLLSNNGLSATYFMKRFSRSGRH